The following proteins are co-located in the Arctopsyche grandis isolate Sample6627 chromosome 3, ASM5162203v2, whole genome shotgun sequence genome:
- the rad50 gene encoding DNA repair protein rad50 has protein sequence MSSLRAISLCGVRSFGCEEADRQRVGFSRPLTLILGENGCGKTTLLEALKFALCDELPPNADHGRSFVHDPTLHRNRETRAQIRLEFTDSNNARYLVIRSMQAQLKQKKMQFQRLDHCVQTYNENGEIVEISGRCGDTNNTITSILGVSKAILNSVIFCHQEDSNWPLDEGKKLKERFDAIFDATKYNKCFEYIKKMRKQYAIDIKLLDQEVRFCSEKKTEFEYKKQKQIGYEEKISNAQDKLRELQTTLDPIYKRLNEIESIEKNYVKFKSEQEMAKAGLKNCIKRQTELKNIIKIVYTGSEGMLRSEIESFLVNLTKREATLNNAYENLEKYKKNEININKKISVNDMKKSELFTLEGQNQEKTSTRNEQLLRVAKFAEITTPDKIEEDSDADFLTESVRKNLNNLQTGLKESMTNADVEERQLQKDVDNCRDILTRHNETILGRKKEYNNTNTQAKKLEIDISNANVSKSKLENMKERMDSCDKNFQDISKEFNVVECESVISNEESQISKLEFNLEDLDKTISVLQTQNTKRTEIGIQSESLISKQKDFNRIKNKNKDAMIELIGSNIPDKKYKIVFKECQNNLKSEVDNFNKQLKKKQHEIASLEAGRVHQKNELDQKKKDLSHGEEELYKYCKTSSLENTLTKIDADINKFQDQKLELSSSEFVIKRFIDKLKDESPCCPLCHRGFEGQKDVSELIDELQDKIRNVPKNLESVLDRLSKLVSERDQLVSLRPLSTKIKQLKNEDIPSLEKKLEKTDTDIQLARDIVEELMMSMMDPENKLSLVESLLPDMPLLDQLGQEISTMKSEIGKLELQLGSTDIDMTLEEANTKQNDLKQKISQLRLSMKSNQIKLKKHDEKLNIAREKKNRAKEEYLQAQAMVQELCSLQTRYDEIMDTKTKLQLEIDSLNESSASLKNDLVNAEQKKKNTIKDTRANIDKQRKRVNELDKMFNTILGFNKEIDDHKSKNILEELKLLKEVLENLHREKEEIVIKIKNETNNIDQIKNDISNQKINKRDLEDNLNLKKCEKEQLSLEEQIRKFEDKMGELNHRALTAEKEKLLRSENTAMLDKASTEGEIKQLQESVKQTKMELMQTQYKNVNEKYRKKFYELQLLKSAEKDIKDYAFAMDCCLMKYHKDKMKKINSSIRDMWRNIYRGNDIDYIEIKTDESTSNTTTGNRRVYDYRVVQHRNDVEIDMRGRCSAGQKVLACLIIRMALAESFSNRFGVLALDEPTTNLDRENIASLCSALKEMVMTRMKQNNFLFIIITHDSEFLTSLGSIDKLTHYYRVTRNQEGKSRISKERMP, from the exons ATGTCGAGTCTGCGCGCAATTTCGTTATGTGGAGTGCGCAGTTTTGGTTGCGAAGAAGCTGACCGACAACGAGTCGGTTTCAGTCGTCCTCTTACTCTGATCCTCGGAGAAAATGGCTGCGGAAAGACTACCCTGCTAGAAGCTCTCAAATTTGCCTTGTGCGATGAACTGCCACCGAATGCAGACCATGGACGAAGCTTCGTGCATGATCCCACATTGCACCGTAACAGAGAAACTAGGGCTCAAATACGGCTAGAG TTCACTGATAGTAACAATGCAAGATATCTCGTGATACGGTCGATGCAAGCTCAattgaagcaaaaaaaaatgcaattccaACGTTTGGATCATTGCGTCCAAACCTACAATGAAAATGGTGAAATTGTTGAAATTAGTGGTCGTTGTGGAGATACAAATAACACAATCACCAGTATCCTTG gtgTGTCGAAAGCGATTCTAAATAGTGTCATATTCTGTCATCAAGAAGATTCCAATTGGCCCCTGGATGAAGGCAAAAAGTTAAAAGAACGTTTTGATGCTATATTTGATGCAACAAAATATAACAAATGCTTTGAATACAtcaaaaaaatgagaaaacagTATGCAATTGATATTAAACTCTTGG ACCAAGAAGTCAGATTTTGCAGTGAAAAAAAGACTGAATTTGAATACAAGAAACAGAAACAGATTGGCTACGaagaaaaaatttcaaatgctCAAGATAAACTTCGTGAACTCCAAACAACATTAGATCCTATATATAAAAGATTAAATGAAATAGAAagtatcgaaaaaaattatgtgaaattCAAATCCGAACAAGAAATGGCAAAAGCtgg gttaaaaaattgcataaagCGACAAACTGaactgaaaaatattattaaaatcgtGTATACTGGATCAGAAGGAATGTTACGGAGTGAAATCG aatcTTTTCTGGTAAACTTAACCAAAAGAGAAGCAACTCTGAACAATGCCTACGAAAATTtggagaaatataaaaaaaatgaaataaacataAACAAGAAAATATCTGTGAACgatatgaagaaaagtgaactctTCACTTTGGAAGGACAGAACCAAGAAAAAACATCAACGAGAAATGAACAATTACTTCGTGTTGCGAAATTCGCAG aaatAACCACTCCTGATAAAATTGAAGAAGATTCTGATGCCGATTTTCTCACTGAATCTGTTCGaaagaatttaaataatttacaaactGGACTGAAGGAATCCATGACAAATGCTGATGTAGAAGAAAGGCAATTACAGAAAGATGTTGACAACTGTCGAGATATACTt ACGAGACACAATGAAACAATACTTGGCAGAAAAAAAGAATATAACAACACAAATACACAAGCGAAAAAATTGGAAATTGACATATCTAATGCTAATGTATCCAAATCAAAGCTGGAGAATATGAAAGAACGGATGGATTCATGTGACAA GAACTTTCAAGACATCTCTAAAGAATTTAATGTTGTTGAATGTGAATCAGTAATAAGTAATGAAGAATCTCAGATCAGTAAACTGGAATTCAATTTAGAAGATTTAGACAAAAct ATAAGCGTATTACAAACTCAAAATACTAAAAGAACAGAAATTGGTATTCAGAGCGAGTCGCTCATTTCAAAGCAAAAAGATTTTAAccgtattaaaaataagaacAAAGATGCTATGATTGAATTAATTGGAAGCAACATTcctgataaaaaatataaaatagtattcaaagaatgtcaaaataatttaaaaagtgaagttgataattttaataaacaacttAAGAAAAAACAGCATGAG ATAGCATCTTTAGAAGCTGGACGAGTTCATCAAAAAAATGAACTAGATCAAAAGAAAAAAGATCTGTCACATGGAGAAGAAGAACTTTATAAGTATTGTAAAACATCCAGCCTTGAAAATACACTTACAAAAATTGACGCTGATATCAATAAATTTCAA gATCAAAAATTAGAATTATCTTCATCTGAGTTTGTCATAAAAAGATTTATAGATAAACTCAAAGATGAATCACCATGTTGCCCTTTATGTCATAGGGGTTTTGAAGGACAAAAAGAT GTTTCAGAATTGATTGATGAGTTGCAAGATAAAATTCGAAATGTTCCGAAAAATTTAGAATCTGTTTTGGATCGACTCTCGAAACTTGTCTCAGAAAGAGACCAACTTGTTAGCTTGCGACCCCTCAgtacaaaaattaaacaattaaaaaatgaagATATACCCTCGTTGGAAAAAAAACTAGAAAAAACCGACACG gATATTCAATTGGCTCGAGATATTGTTGAAGAACTCATGATGTCCATGATGGATCCAGAAAACAAACTATCGCTGGTCGAATCTTTACTCCCAGACATGCCTTTATTAGATCAACTAGGACAAGAAatatcaacaatgaaatcagaa ATTGGTAAGTTAGAACTTCAGCTGGGGTCTACAGATATAGACATGACTTTAGAAGAAGCAAACACCAAacaaaatgatttgaaacaGAAGATATCTCAATTACGATTATCTatgaaatcaaatcaaataaaattgaaaaagcaCGATGAAAAACTCAATATTGCTAGGGAAAAGAAAAACCGCGCCAAAGAAGAATATTTACAAGCACAAGCCATG GTTCAAGAACTTTGTTCACTTCAAACCAGATATGATGAAATAATGgacacaaaaacaaaattgcAATTGGAAATAGATTCTTTGAATGAATCCTCTGCAAGTTTGAAAAATGATTTAGTAAACGCCGAACAAAAGAAAAAGAACACAATAAAGGATACACG TGCTAATATTGATAAACAACGAAAACGCGTCAATGAACTCGATAAAATGTTTAATACCATTCTTGGATTCAATAAAGAAATAGATGAtcataaatctaaaaatatattggaAGAATTGAAACTGTTAAAGGAAGTTCTCGAAAATTTGCACAGAGAGAAGGAagaaattgttattaaaattaaaaatgagacAAATAACATTGATCAAATTAAGAAtgatatttcaaatcaaaaa ATTAATAAACGGGATTTGGAAGATAACTTGAAtcttaaaaaatgtgaaaaggAACAACTGAGTCTTGAGGAACAGATTCGAAAATTTGAAGACAAAATGGGTGAACTGAATCATAGAGCATTAACAGCTGAAAAAGAAAAACTTCTACGTTCGGAGAATACTGCCATGCTCGATAAGGCTAGCACAGAAGGAGAAATTAAACAATTACAG GAGTCTGTAAAGCAAACAAAAATGGAACTGATgcaaactcaatataaaaatgtCAATGAAAAATATCGCAAGAAATTCTATGAATTGCAACTGTTAAAATCTGCAGAAAAAGATATTAAAGACTATGCTTTTGCTATGGATTGCTGTCTGATGAAATATCACAAAGACAAAATGAAAAAGATCAATTCCAGCATTAG GGACATGTGGCGAAATATATACAGAGGAAACGACATTGattatatagaaataaaaacTGATGAAAGTACTTCAAATACAACAACTGGAAATAGAAGAGTGTATGATTACag agTGGTTCAGCATAGAAACGATGTAGAAATTGATATGAGAGGTAGATGCAGTGCGGGTCAAAAAGTTTTGGCCTGTTTGATTATACGTATGGCTTTGGCTGAAAGTTTCAGTAACag GTTTGGTGTTCTTGCACTCGACGAGCCAACCACAAATTTGGATCGCGAAAACATTGCCAGTCTGTGCAGTGCTTTGAAAGAGATGGTTATGACACGAATGAAACAAAACAACTTCTTGTTTATAATCATAACGCACGATTCAGAATTTTTAACATCTCTGGGAAGTATTGATAAACTCACCCACTACTATAGGGTAACGAGGAATCAGGAAGGAAAGTCTAGGATATCAAAAGAAAGAATGCCttaa
- the Cog8 gene encoding conserved oligomeric Golgi complex subunit 8, whose protein sequence is MDSKFGTILKIISPESSDEISEDDPEVCEYLLKLGNMTFEQILAEPAVLNDEMKALTEQTQELALTNYRTFVETAECSNKILEDFKKSKTALNELLEKIPKFTAECERLSSLSNDIMKERRIYDQIKDQNEQVLEIIELPNQMQAALNCADYEKAFDLFTHIHNLSQKYSDLAQIQNTSAEVTKLWFETLLHLFNQLRYDLPLPQCLQVLGYLRRANVVYESTVDEANTGLREYENNMHYKYNKLRNISDGLQLHFLKARGNWFDNTLTEAAYDENEKHLRKIVELHRIHLFNILTQHKAIFLSDIQGSKHKGDDLNGIAALSCWLKEKVDRLLSTLEKNVGQEDEASFEPLFNQCMYLCLSFGRVGADMRGVIAPLFRNIIANDFSKALYKADMHFESEMKSYKALNQSKIARKNLADSDQHQNSPPESILDFYPLGEYCNSILCAMNTLRVTAPLCLATKILNEISQSLKNVVRALVGYYNREQQGFSQAEREHLVLCCNLLTEELIPYFQKCFYQIFPPMSIADQLGVSAATLQDENLFTINVENISSPLVEILNSLK, encoded by the exons ATGGATTCAAAATTTGGAACTatacttaaaataatatctCCCGAGTCTTCTGATg AAATTTCTGAAGACGATCCAGAAGTATGTGAATATTTGTTAAAACTTGGAAATATGACATTTGAACAAATCTTGGCTGAACCCGCTGTTCTAAATGATGAGATGAAAGCATTGACTGAGCAAACGCAAGAGTTGGCTTTAACTAATTATAGAACATTTGTCGAAACTGCAGAATGCTCGAACAAGATTTTGgaagatttcaaaaaatcaaaaacagcaTTGAATGAACTGTTAGAAAAGATACCAAAATTCACAGCTGAATGCGAAAGATTGTCATCATTATCTAACGACATTATGAAGGAAAGACG aaTTTATGACCAAATAAAAGATCAAAATGAACAAGTACTGGAAATTATAGAATTGCCAAATCAAATGCAAGCAGCCCTTAACTGTGCCGATTATGAAAAAGCTTTCGATCTTTTTACACATATTCATAATCTGTCacagaaatacagtgatttagcTCAAATTCAA AATACATCTGCGGAAGTTACAAAACTGTGGTTCGAAACTCTTCTTCATCTCTTCAATCAATTAAGATATGATTTGCCACTACCACAATGTCTTCAA GTTTTAGGTTATTTAAGAAGAGCCAATGTGGTATACGAGTCAACAGTTGACGAGGCAAATACCGGTTTAcgagaatatgaaaataatatgcattataagtataataaattGCGCAATATAAGTGATGGATTGCAGCTTCACTTTTTGAAAGCTAGAGGTAATTGGTTTGACAATACTTTGACAGAGGCTGCCTATGATGAAA aTGAAAAGCACTTGCGGAAGATTGTAGAATTACACAGAATACacctatttaatattttaacccAACACAAAGCCATATTTTTATCCGATATCCAAGGATCCAAACATAAAGGTGATGATTTAAACGGAATAGCTGCTCTTTCTTGCTGGCTGAAGGAAAAA GTCGATCGCTTGTTATCTactttggaaaaaaatgtgGGGCAAGAAGATGAAGCGTCATTCGAGCCTCTATTCAATCAATGCATGTATCTTTGTCTGTCATTTGGTCGAGTCGGGGCGGATATGCGTGGTGTTATTGCTCCTCTCTTCCGTAATATTATTGCAAACGACTTTTCAAAAGCTCTTTATAAAGCCGACATGCACTTTGAATCGGAGATGAAATCTTACAAAGCTTTAAATCAGTCAAAGATAGCTAGAAAAAATTTGGCCGATTCAGATCAACATCAGAATAGTCCGCCTGAAagtatattagatttttatccTCTGGGAGAATATTGCAATAGTATACTGTGCGCCATGAATACACTGAGAGTTACCGCACCATTGTGTTTGGCAACTaagattttgaatgaaatttcacAATCGTTAAAAAATGTGGTACGGGCGTTAGTAGGGTATTACAATAGGGAGCAACAAGGTTTTTCTCAAGCTGAAAGAGAACATTTAGTTTTATGTTGTAACCTACTGACGGAAGAATTAATAccatattttcaaaaatgtttttatcaaatattcCCTCCAATGTCTATAGCAGATCAGTTGGGTGTGTCGGCAGCTACTTTGCAGGATGAAAACTTATTTACTATAAATGTCGAAAACATTTCTTCACCCCTAGTAGAAATTTTGAATTCactaaaataa
- the LOC143909736 gene encoding transmembrane protein 126, which yields MSYMRSSEAPKDAIIVSKQEAIMRQWGLINEWIPKSDVWAIRFGCVVAGLSSLVTGFYTNWYYRKKLKIGTIGYTSSYLPMVLVPTLSSFIMHKQMITSNIITQTEACPVCVEVKAIAIHCGCGTLYPLLLGPVTSYMIASTYNTCRIPMINIETKKLWKFHLETSKPLYRKIPLFLLINLIPAVAITYMEFENFNTILQKLDQVERELNSDL from the exons ATGTCTTATATGCGCTCCAGTGAGGCTCCAAAAGACGCTATTATAGTTTCTAAACAAGAAGCTATTATGAGACAATGGGGTTTAATCAACGAATGGATACCCAAGTCGGACGT GTGGGCGATTCGTTTTGGTTGCGTAGTAGCTGGTTTATCTAGCTTGGTTACTGGATTTTATACCAATTGGTATTataggaaaaaattaaaaataggtaCTATTGGATATACCTCCTCCTATTTACCTATGGTATTAGTGCCAACATTGTCATCATTCATCATGCACAAACAG ATGATTACATCAAATATTATTACTCAAACAGAAGCATGCCCCGTTTGCGTAGAAGTAAAAGCAATAGCCATTCACTGTGGTTGTGGAACTTTATATCCATTATTGCTAGGACCTGTTACCAGCTATATg ATTGCCAGCACTTACAATACATGCAGAATTCCCATGATCAACATTGAAACCAAAAAATTGTGGAAGTTCCATTTGGAAACATCTAAGCCTCTCTATAGGAAGATTCCTTTGTTTTTATTGATCAATTTAATTCCTGCTGTCGCTATAACTTATATggaatttgaaaatttcaatacaattctTCAAAAATTAGATCAAGTTGAAAGAGAGCTAAATTCTGACTTGTAA
- the LOC143909735 gene encoding uncharacterized protein CG5902 has product MAVTVACCGSKRRARGEGGRGGGGGGGRGSPVACRDMCYFCFDVLNTHLHCLDQPTAPNFTDDEFPLFVTWKIGKDHRLRGCIGTFNALRLHSGLREYAITSALKDSRFPPITRDEVPRLTVSVSILQNFEEAEHYLDWELGIHGIRIEFINEKGTRRTATYLPEVATEQGWDQVQTIDSLLRKGGYKAHITSEMRRSIKLTRYQSEEVTATYQEYMGQKC; this is encoded by the exons ATGGCCGTGACCGTGGCGTGCTGCGGCAGCAAGAGACGAGCGCGGGGCGAAGGGGgaaggggtgggggtgggggaggGGGTCGAGGCTCCCCGGTGGCCTGCCGCGACATGTGCTACTTCTGCTTCGACGTCCTCAACACCCACCTGCACTGCCTCGACCAGCCCACTGCACCCAATTTCACCGACGATGAGTT TCCTCTTTTTGTCACCTGGAAAATTGGAAAAGACCATCGACTTCGCGGTTGTATTGGAACGTTCAATGCACTACGACTTCACTCTG GTTTACGTGAATATGCTATAACTAGCGCTTTGAAAGATTCACGATTTCCACCGATTACCAGAGATGAAGTTCCAAGACTGACAGTGTCCGTTTCGATCCTACAAAATTTCGAAGAAGCGGAACATTATTTAGATTGGGAACTCGGAATACATGGCATTCGTattgaatttataaatgaaaaaggaaCACGACGCACCGCTACGTATTTGCCAGAAGTTGCAACCGAACAAG gcTGGGACCAAGTACAGACAATAGACTCGCTACTACGCAAAGGTGGTTACAAGGCTCACATTACATCTGAAATGCGTCGGAGTATTAAATTAACTCGATATCAGTCGGAAGAAGTAACTGCAACTTATCAAGAATACATGGGGCAGAAGTGCTAG